A single region of the Sphingobium sp. TKS genome encodes:
- a CDS encoding A24 family peptidase, with the protein MTGDIFRMALIGALALLLIVASVTDLRSRIISNRLNLTVAALAPLWWLACGLPLWPGIAVQLLAALIVFIAFAVLFSLGCMGGGDVKLLGALALWFPWQATLSMLMLMAVLGGVVTIVTVVHHRMTRRLGQPQIPYGIAISFAALWLLGERYINQFA; encoded by the coding sequence ATGACGGGGGATATTTTCAGAATGGCGCTGATCGGCGCCCTGGCACTGCTGCTGATCGTGGCGTCTGTCACGGATTTGCGGTCACGCATCATCTCCAACCGGCTGAACCTGACGGTGGCCGCGCTGGCGCCGCTCTGGTGGCTGGCCTGCGGTTTGCCGCTGTGGCCGGGCATAGCGGTGCAACTGCTGGCAGCCCTGATCGTGTTCATCGCCTTTGCCGTGCTGTTCTCTCTTGGCTGCATGGGCGGCGGCGACGTCAAGCTGCTGGGCGCGCTGGCGCTCTGGTTCCCGTGGCAGGCGACCTTGTCGATGCTGATGCTGATGGCGGTGCTGGGGGGCGTCGTCACCATCGTGACTGTCGTGCACCATCGCATGACCCGGCGGCTGGGTCAGCCGCAAATCCCCTATGGCATTGCGATCTCGTTCGCCGCGCTTTGGCTGCTTGGCGAACGATATATTAACCAATTTGCGTGA
- a CDS encoding alpha/beta hydrolase, translating into MPPMDSPRSVPALFDRRAWPMDGRLDYWTAPDGWPLRRYRLGDGARGRMLVLGGRGDMIEKYLEVIHHWAGRGWAVTSFDWRGQGGSGRLTDDPLCGHIGDFGQWIADLDAFAADWRAEGDGPTVIVAHSMGGHLLLRALAEGMASPDAAVTVAPMMGVHSAPLPRWLAVAIAETMCALGFDRKQAWTQKEESERQRHMRQKRLTHDPERYADELWWRDHSRDVALGPPSWKWVEQALHSTHALEQGRGIEGIAVPLLILAAQTDQLVSTPAIRRIAARIPGARLHVYGREAAHEILRELDPVRLDALARIDGFLDEVAPR; encoded by the coding sequence ATGCCGCCGATGGATTCGCCCCGCTCCGTTCCCGCCCTGTTTGATCGCCGCGCCTGGCCGATGGACGGGCGGCTCGATTACTGGACTGCCCCCGACGGCTGGCCGCTGCGTCGCTATCGGCTGGGCGATGGCGCGCGCGGCCGGATGCTGGTGCTGGGCGGCCGGGGCGACATGATCGAGAAATATCTCGAAGTGATCCACCATTGGGCCGGACGCGGATGGGCCGTCACCAGCTTCGACTGGCGTGGGCAGGGTGGTTCCGGGCGACTGACCGACGATCCGCTTTGCGGGCATATCGGGGATTTCGGTCAGTGGATCGCTGATCTCGACGCCTTCGCCGCCGACTGGCGCGCGGAAGGAGACGGGCCAACAGTGATCGTCGCGCACAGCATGGGCGGGCATCTGCTGCTGCGCGCCCTGGCCGAGGGGATGGCGTCGCCCGATGCCGCCGTGACGGTCGCGCCGATGATGGGGGTGCATAGCGCGCCCTTGCCACGCTGGCTGGCGGTGGCGATTGCCGAGACGATGTGCGCTTTGGGCTTTGACCGGAAGCAGGCCTGGACGCAGAAGGAGGAGTCGGAGCGCCAGCGGCACATGCGGCAAAAGCGTCTGACCCATGATCCGGAGCGCTATGCCGATGAGCTGTGGTGGCGCGACCATAGCCGGGACGTGGCGCTGGGGCCGCCGAGCTGGAAATGGGTGGAGCAGGCGTTGCATTCGACCCATGCGCTGGAGCAGGGGCGAGGGATTGAGGGGATTGCGGTGCCCTTGCTGATTCTGGCCGCGCAGACCGACCAGCTCGTTTCGACACCTGCCATCAGGCGGATCGCGGCCCGGATTCCGGGCGCGCGGTTGCACGTCTATGGGCGTGAGGCGGCGCATGAAATATTGCGGGAGCTGGACCCGGTGCGGCTGGATGCGCTGGCGCGGATCGACGGCTTTCTGGATGAAGTCGCACCCCGATGA
- a CDS encoding CpaD family pilus assembly protein — MTFQSRKTPVRFGVRLGALALMALPLAACQTDQAANRGVESVRQPVVSHNAFTYDVQAGPDGGLTVSEARRLDDWFVSIGLGYGDQVAVATDAAYYSPALREGIADVVARHGMLVGEDSSAVAGTAPQGAVRLIVRRATASVPGCPNWSDKPETDIQLGASTNFGCGVNGNLAAMIANPEDLVRGQTTDSDLRTATSNRAISTYREKAPTGSGDLKTLSGGK, encoded by the coding sequence ATGACTTTCCAGTCTCGCAAAACCCCCGTCCGCTTCGGTGTCCGCCTCGGCGCTCTGGCCCTGATGGCATTGCCGCTGGCCGCTTGCCAGACCGACCAGGCCGCCAATCGCGGCGTGGAATCAGTGCGCCAGCCGGTCGTCAGCCACAACGCCTTCACCTATGACGTGCAGGCCGGCCCCGACGGCGGCCTGACCGTTTCGGAGGCCCGCCGCCTGGACGACTGGTTCGTTTCCATCGGTCTTGGCTATGGCGACCAGGTCGCCGTGGCGACGGACGCAGCCTATTACAGCCCTGCCCTGCGCGAAGGCATAGCCGATGTCGTCGCCCGCCACGGCATGCTGGTGGGAGAGGACAGCTCTGCCGTCGCCGGCACCGCGCCGCAGGGCGCCGTCCGCCTGATCGTGCGCCGCGCCACCGCCAGCGTGCCGGGCTGCCCCAACTGGTCGGACAAGCCGGAAACCGACATCCAATTGGGCGCATCGACCAATTTCGGCTGCGGCGTGAACGGCAATCTGGCGGCGATGATCGCCAATCCGGAGGATCTGGTTCGCGGCCAGACCACCGACAGCGACCTGCGCACCGCCACGTCCAACCGGGCGATTTCCACCTATCGCGAAAAGGCGCCGACCGGCTCTGGCGACCTCAAGACCCTGTCGGGAGGCAAGTGA
- a CDS encoding type II and III secretion system protein family protein translates to MKGFTVHTGAARPLLGPAIAIGLAVAAAAAPTTALNAAPAAMQDNAILLSVGGSKVINLPSKMSDVVIGDPNVVDVHVRSQNQLYLIAKAAGETTVFVTATNGKVLFSGTVRVGNNLTSLDQMLKLAMPNADIAVNKMNGMVLLTGTIAAPEDAAEAERLTQAFVGKDVTVVSRLRTATPLQVNLQVKIAEVSRDIGHKIGMNWKSQDVSGGKWAGGIGGGTRDALTFNAGGGGTFNFTADGGYSLGGVARVLGLDIGAVLDLAESSGLATTLAQPNLTSLSGETASFLAGGEYPYTVSNGTQGNSIEFKQYGVQLAFTPTVLADGRISLRVRPTVSSLDFSVDSSVPALKSRTAETTVELGSGQAFMIAGLLNNDTANNINKVPGIGNLPILGSLFKSRSFQRHETELVIVVTPYLVKPINASDVRLPTDGFRNANEGQGLFLEQMHDGISGARAPMPSRAPNGPVPAPGPQTSAALPPIAARDSGKRSKDAAPGFSF, encoded by the coding sequence ATGAAGGGGTTCACTGTCCATACCGGCGCGGCCAGGCCGCTGCTCGGCCCGGCCATCGCGATCGGTCTGGCGGTTGCCGCCGCCGCGGCGCCGACCACCGCGCTCAACGCTGCGCCTGCCGCCATGCAGGACAATGCGATCCTGCTATCCGTAGGCGGAAGCAAGGTCATCAACCTGCCGTCCAAGATGTCGGACGTGGTGATCGGAGATCCCAATGTCGTCGACGTCCATGTCCGGTCGCAGAACCAGCTTTACCTGATCGCGAAAGCGGCCGGCGAAACCACGGTCTTCGTCACGGCCACCAACGGCAAGGTGCTGTTTTCCGGCACGGTGCGCGTCGGCAACAACCTGACCAGCCTCGATCAGATGCTGAAGCTGGCGATGCCGAACGCCGATATCGCGGTCAACAAGATGAACGGCATGGTCCTGCTGACCGGCACCATCGCCGCGCCGGAAGATGCGGCGGAGGCCGAACGGCTGACCCAGGCCTTTGTCGGCAAGGATGTGACGGTGGTCAGCCGCCTGCGCACCGCGACGCCGCTGCAGGTCAACCTGCAGGTCAAGATTGCCGAAGTGTCCCGCGATATCGGGCACAAGATCGGCATGAACTGGAAATCGCAAGACGTCAGCGGAGGCAAGTGGGCGGGCGGCATCGGCGGCGGCACGCGCGATGCCCTCACCTTCAACGCAGGCGGTGGGGGAACATTCAACTTCACCGCGGATGGCGGTTACAGCCTTGGCGGTGTCGCGCGCGTGCTGGGCCTGGATATTGGCGCCGTGCTGGACCTCGCGGAATCGAGCGGCCTTGCGACCACCCTCGCCCAACCCAATCTGACATCGCTGTCGGGTGAAACCGCCAGCTTCCTGGCAGGCGGCGAATATCCCTATACGGTCAGCAACGGCACGCAGGGCAACAGCATCGAATTCAAGCAATATGGCGTGCAGTTGGCGTTCACGCCGACCGTGCTGGCCGATGGCCGCATCTCGCTGCGTGTCCGCCCGACGGTGTCGAGCCTCGACTTTTCGGTCGACTCCAGCGTACCGGCACTCAAGAGCCGGACCGCCGAAACAACGGTGGAACTGGGTTCGGGCCAGGCCTTCATGATCGCCGGCCTGCTCAACAACGATACGGCAAACAATATCAACAAGGTTCCCGGCATCGGCAACCTGCCGATCCTGGGCAGCCTGTTCAAGTCGCGCAGTTTCCAGCGCCACGAGACGGAACTGGTCATCGTCGTCACCCCCTATCTGGTGAAGCCGATCAACGCATCCGACGTGCGCCTGCCGACCGATGGGTTCCGCAACGCCAATGAGGGCCAGGGTCTGTTCCTGGAGCAGATGCATGACGGCATCAGCGGCGCCCGCGCCCCGATGCCGAGTCGCGCGCCTAACGGCCCCGTCCCGGCACCCGGCCCGCAGACATCGGCCGCCCTGCCGCCCATCGCCGCCCGAGACTCCGGAAAGCGTTCGAAGGACGCCGCACCGGGCTTCAGCTTCTGA
- a CDS encoding pilus assembly protein CpaE: MNAPWKPGASGQRDPFHAFVCDDHSFDLLRVVAAEMGWAPEKVNKGGMRNAVQSLSITASPQILFIDMSESGDPLNDINSLAEVCEPGTVVIAAGQVNDVRLYRDLLASGIQDYLLKPFGADQLRDALAQAQAVFFAPRDAGPERPHMTTAVIGTRGGVGASSLATSLAWLLSDKKKRPTALLDLDVHFGTNALAMDLEPGRGLTDAIENPSRIDGLFIERAMVRASDTLAILSAEAPISQPLLTDGGAFYQLLEEFRAAFECSVIDLPRAMLIQHPHLMSDVNVTVVVTELTLAAARDSIRILSWLKTNAPQSRVLVVANRVHPGSPEISRKDFEQSIERKVDILIPFDIKVASQAAKLGKTLAETAKGSKVGAACTMLLDSVLGAAEEGEAAENGAPPAKKGDSLLGKITDLKSMIPSRRKDKASA; the protein is encoded by the coding sequence ATGAACGCACCCTGGAAACCCGGCGCGTCCGGCCAGCGTGACCCCTTCCACGCCTTCGTCTGCGACGATCACAGCTTCGATCTGCTGCGCGTGGTCGCAGCCGAAATGGGTTGGGCGCCGGAAAAAGTGAACAAGGGCGGCATGCGCAACGCAGTGCAGAGCCTGTCGATCACCGCTTCGCCGCAGATATTGTTCATCGACATGTCGGAAAGCGGCGATCCGCTCAATGACATCAACAGCCTGGCGGAAGTGTGCGAACCCGGCACGGTCGTCATCGCGGCGGGTCAGGTCAATGACGTGCGCCTCTATCGCGACCTGCTGGCGAGCGGCATTCAGGACTATCTGCTCAAGCCCTTCGGCGCCGATCAGTTGCGCGACGCGCTGGCGCAGGCGCAGGCGGTGTTCTTCGCACCCCGTGACGCTGGGCCTGAACGCCCGCACATGACCACGGCGGTCATCGGCACGCGTGGCGGCGTGGGCGCGTCCAGCCTCGCCACCTCGCTCGCCTGGCTGCTGAGCGACAAGAAGAAGCGACCGACCGCGCTGCTCGACCTCGACGTCCATTTCGGCACCAATGCGCTGGCGATGGACCTGGAGCCGGGTCGTGGCCTGACCGACGCGATCGAAAATCCCAGCCGCATCGACGGGCTGTTCATCGAACGCGCCATGGTCCGCGCCAGCGACACGCTGGCCATCCTGTCAGCCGAAGCGCCGATCAGCCAGCCGCTGCTGACCGATGGCGGCGCCTTCTACCAATTGCTGGAGGAGTTCCGCGCCGCCTTCGAATGCAGCGTCATCGACCTGCCGCGCGCCATGCTGATTCAGCATCCGCACCTGATGAGCGACGTGAACGTCACCGTGGTCGTCACCGAACTGACGCTGGCGGCGGCACGCGATTCGATCCGCATCCTGTCCTGGCTCAAGACCAATGCGCCGCAGTCCCGCGTGCTGGTGGTTGCCAACCGCGTCCATCCCGGCTCGCCGGAAATCAGCCGCAAGGATTTCGAACAGTCGATCGAACGCAAGGTCGACATCCTCATCCCGTTCGACATCAAGGTCGCGTCGCAGGCGGCCAAGCTCGGCAAGACGCTGGCGGAAACCGCGAAGGGCAGCAAGGTCGGCGCCGCCTGCACCATGCTGCTCGACAGCGTATTGGGCGCGGCGGAGGAAGGCGAAGCGGCGGAAAACGGCGCTCCCCCGGCCAAGAAGGGGGATTCCCTGCTCGGCAAGATCACCGATCTCAAGAGCATGATCCCCTCGCGCCGCAAGGACAAGGCTTC
- the cpaB gene encoding Flp pilus assembly protein CpaB — MDAKKIVLLVGALIIAITTALLARNMLSSSGTPQAGASSMPVEADQPHVLVATKALPVGTILDAESFRFQPWPKDLVEQAYYIKGQSDPQKLVGSVIRTAISAGQPMTLGSVIKPGERGFLAAALGPGMRAVTVPVSAQNSVAGFVFPGDRVDLMLTQSVSGGGDGEPLKVSETILRNLRVLATDQRMDALGADGKPVVQTYSNVTIEVTPKIAEKIAVAQTIGSLSLTLRSLADNSSELDAAIAGSDVDLSAASNPNAEKKLLASLSARPVDKGSTYSTGADVSRYQRSSVPAKPLQAMPAGGVPMGGAPSMAAVGQGPVIRIARGTSVTVVPVGGK; from the coding sequence ATGGATGCCAAGAAGATCGTGCTGCTGGTGGGGGCGCTTATCATAGCGATCACTACAGCCTTGCTCGCACGCAACATGCTGAGTTCGTCAGGCACGCCTCAGGCCGGCGCATCATCCATGCCCGTCGAAGCGGACCAGCCCCATGTGCTGGTCGCGACCAAGGCATTGCCGGTGGGCACCATATTGGACGCGGAAAGCTTCCGCTTCCAGCCCTGGCCCAAGGACCTTGTCGAACAGGCCTATTATATCAAGGGCCAGTCCGATCCGCAGAAACTGGTGGGCAGCGTCATCCGCACCGCCATTTCCGCCGGCCAGCCGATGACGCTGGGTTCGGTGATCAAGCCGGGTGAGCGCGGCTTCCTGGCCGCAGCGCTCGGGCCGGGCATGCGCGCCGTGACCGTGCCGGTGTCGGCGCAGAATTCGGTCGCGGGCTTCGTCTTTCCGGGCGATCGCGTCGACCTGATGCTGACGCAGAGCGTTAGCGGCGGTGGCGATGGCGAACCGCTCAAAGTGTCCGAAACCATCCTGCGCAATCTGCGCGTGCTTGCCACCGACCAGCGCATGGACGCGCTGGGCGCCGACGGCAAGCCCGTCGTCCAGACCTATTCCAACGTCACCATCGAAGTGACGCCCAAGATTGCCGAGAAGATCGCGGTGGCGCAGACCATCGGCTCCCTTTCGCTCACGCTGCGTTCGCTGGCCGACAATTCGTCGGAACTGGACGCCGCCATTGCGGGCAGCGATGTCGACCTGTCCGCTGCCAGCAATCCCAATGCCGAAAAGAAGCTGCTCGCCAGCCTTTCGGCCCGCCCGGTCGACAAGGGCAGCACCTATTCCACCGGCGCCGACGTTTCGCGCTACCAGCGCAGCAGCGTCCCCGCCAAGCCTTTGCAAGCCATGCCCGCAGGCGGCGTTCCCATGGGCGGCGCGCCCTCCATGGCTGCCGTGGGCCAAGGCCCGGTGATCCGCATCGCCCGCGGCACCAGTGTGACCGTCGTTCCGGTCGGGGGGAAGTAA